The following are encoded in a window of Oncorhynchus mykiss isolate Arlee chromosome 11, USDA_OmykA_1.1, whole genome shotgun sequence genomic DNA:
- the LOC110535301 gene encoding GRB2-associated and regulator of MAPK protein 1 isoform X2 — protein sequence MDLGSMLYNNLKDVSWSTTSLPLDRLVSVYRLPQIVKLDSGELVDVLRDNDYLLIHSCRQWTTITAHSLEEGHYVIGPKIEIPVHYEGQFKLLEQDRDVKEPVQYFNSVEEVAKAFPERVYVMEEITFNVKMASGECNEDTEVYNITLSTGDELTLMGQAEILYAKASKEKSRFNTIFKKIGKLNSISKIASRSKMPCLICMNHRTNESVSLPFQCKGRFSTCSPLELQMQEGEHTIRNIVEKTRLPVNVSVPGSPPRNQHDVHLIRESHRYKLVNIQTKTVVVGCVLRSNKIIPVHFPLHMASMPKFIIPEGLLQNELWLDTMVHRWFTYCQEQFDIDDYSRAVRDVRTDWNDVDGRSPKKSSGGSSNGCPSHMPSSLTYARDELTQSFHRLSVCVYGNNLHSNSEVNLQGCMTLCGDWVLLPSEGVLADSVDTEYLFPELLEDMSKSDVPYEELWLDHLRSSRGRGGHSVGGEDPRSTSNTIATSMAVISYPASSSHMGPMVSSEICLAPPPVPPKSEAVKVECRHLNAPPIPPRSSKQMMSTPTPAVDKARQTETRSPSPTLSYYSSGLHSIGGENEVTEADEQNHVCYPCNWVKGNKECLTASHVSPALDGVLSCPSRLSWPNDFCGGDSQSMEEFLPIPCRSYYSYPRKRPSGTLKSPCLLDFDRKEQKGGSAIPLKSHKASYTNQFCTKSLSYTLEMYRDNMIDECNTKQSLSCPILPPRTPKSNETCKDSVEDTAPDTLKCLVSQQHDQVTTTEIFSISYPPLPPLSSPSLPVPGGQWQPPTNLSGLSVEEVSKSLRFIGISGDIVSSFVTEKIDGNLLLQLTEEILTEDFKLSKLQVKKLMQFIKGWRPKI from the exons ATGGACCTTGGATCAATGCTGTACAACAATTTGAAAGATGTATCATGGAGCACGACGTCTTTACCCTTAGATCGACTTGTCAGTGTTTATAGATTGCCGCAAATTGTGAAGTTGGACAGTG GTGAGTTGGTGGACGTCTTACGAGACAATGACTACCTCTTGATTCATTCCTGTCGTCAATGGACTACAATCACTGCACACAGTCTGGAGGAAGGCCATTATGTCATTGGGCCCAAAATAGAGATCCCGGTACATTATGAAG GTCAGTTTAAGCTGCTGGAGCAGGACAGAGATGTCAAGGAGCCGGTGCAGTACTTCAACAGTGTGGAGGAGGTGGCCAAAGCATTTCCCGAACGGGTGTATGTCATGGAGGAAATTACGTTCAATGTGAAG ATGGCTTCGGGCGAATGCAACGAGGACACGGAGGTGTACAACATCACACTAAGCACCGGTGATGAGCTCACCCTCATGGGCCAGGCAGAGATCCTGTACGCCAAGGCGTCCAAGGAGAAGTCTCGCTTCAACACCATCTTCAAGAAAATCGGCAAGCTCAACTCCATCAGCAAGATCGCGAGCCGTAGCAAGATGCCCTGCCTCATCTGCATGAACCACCGGACCAACGAGAGTGTCAGCCTGCCCTTCCAGTGTAAGGGTCGCTTCAGCACCTGCAGCCCCCTAGAGCTTCAGATGCAGGAGGGGGAGCACACCATCCGCAACATCGTGGAGAAGACCCGGCTGCCCGTCAACGTCAGCGTGCCTGGCAGCCCACCGCGCAACCAGCATGACGTCCACCTGATCCGCGAGAGTCACCGCTACAAGTTGGTCAACATCCAGACCAAGACGGTGGTGGTGGGCTGCGTGCTGCGCAGTAACAAGATCATCCCCGTCCACTTCCCGCTCCACATGGCCTCCATGCCCAAGTTCATCATCCCTGAAGGGTTGCTTCAGAACGAGCTGTGGCTGGACACCATGGTGCACCGCTGGTTCACCTACTGCCAGGAGCAGTTTGACATTGACGACTATTCCCGTGCTGTGCGTGATGTCAGGACCGACTGGAATGACGTTGATGGGAGGAGCCCCAAGAAGAGTAGTGGTGGTAGCAGCAACGGCTGCCCCTCGCACATGCCCAGCTCTCTCACGTACGCCCGTGACGAGCTTACCCAGTCATTCCACCGGCTCTCGGTGTGTGTCTATGGCAACAACCTGCACAGCAACAGCGAGGTCAACCTGCAGGGCTGCATGACGCTGTGCGGAGACTGGGTGCTCCTGCCATCCGAGGGCGTGCTGGCTGATTCAGTTGACACAGAGTACCTCTTCCCTGAGCTGCTGGAGGACATGAGCAAGTCGGATGTTCCCTACGAGGAGCTGTGGCTGGACCACTTGAGATCAAGTCGGGGAAGAGGAGGGCACAGTGTAGGCGGCGAGGATCCAAGAAGCACCAGCAACACCATCGCCACCTCCATGGCTGTCATATCATACCCCGCCTCCTCCTCTCATATGGGTCCAATGGTCAGCTCTGAAATCTGTCTAGCTCCGCCCCCAGTCCCACCAAAGTCTGAAGCT GTGAAGGTAGAATGCCGTCATTTGAACGCCCCTCCCATTCCCCCCCGAAGTTCCAAGCAGATGATGTCCACCCCAACGCCGGCTGTAGATAAGGCTCGGCAGACGGAAACGCGCTCTCCAAGCCCCACTCTCTCCTATTATTCCTCAGGCCTACACAGCAT TGGAGGAGAGAATGAAGTGACCGAGGCAGACGAGCAGAACCACGTATGTTACCCCTGTAACTGGGTCAAGGGCAACAAGGAGTGCCTGACAGCATCCCACGTGAGCCCAGCTCTCGACGGCGTACTCTCCTGCCCTTCTAGACTATCGTGGCCCAACGACTTCTGTGGAGGGGATTCTCAAAGCATGGAGGAGTTTCTGCCCATCCCCTGTCGAAGTTACTACAGCTATCCCAGAAAAAGACCCTCTGGCACACTCAAGTCGCCATGCCTTTTGGACTttgatagaaaagagcagaagggCGGTAGCGCCATCCCCTTGAAATCCCACAAAGCCTCATACACTAATCAGTTTTGCACCAAGTCGTTGAGCTACACCCTGGAAATGTACAGAGACAATATGATAGACGAATGCAACACTAAACAAAGCCTATCGTGCCCCATCTTGCCACCGAGGACGCCCAAATCAAACGAGACATGTAAAGATTCTGTCGAAGATACGGCACCGGACACTCTAAAGTGCCTGGTCAGCCAACAACACGACCAGGTCACAACGACAGAAATATTCTCCATCTCCTATCCCCCCCTACCGCCACTGTCCTCCCCCTCCCTGCCAGTGCCCGGAGGACAATGGCAACCACCCACCAACCTCTCTGGACTTTCCGTCGAAGAGGTGTCCAAATCGTTACGGTTCATCGGCATTTCCGGTGACATTGTGTCTTCGTTCGTGACAGAGAAAATCGATGGGAATCTACTTCTGCAGCTTACGGAGGAGATTCTGACGGAGGACTTCAAGTTAAGCAAACTCCAAGTGAAGAAACTCATGCAGTTTATTAAAGGTTGGAGGCCTAAAATATAG
- the LOC110535301 gene encoding GRB2-associated and regulator of MAPK protein 1 isoform X1 encodes MDLGSMLYNNLKDVSWSTTSLPLDRLVSVYRLPQIVKLDSGELVDVLRDNDYLLIHSCRQWTTITAHSLEEGHYVIGPKIEIPVHYEGQFKLLEQDRDVKEPVQYFNSVEEVAKAFPERVYVMEEITFNVKMASGECNEDTEVYNITLSTGDELTLMGQAEILYAKASKEKSRFNTIFKKIGKLNSISKIASRSKMPCLICMNHRTNESVSLPFQCKGRFSTCSPLELQMQEGEHTIRNIVEKTRLPVNVSVPGSPPRNQHDVHLIRESHRYKLVNIQTKTVVVGCVLRSNKIIPVHFPLHMASMPKFIIPEGLLQNELWLDTMVHRWFTYCQEQFDIDDYSRAVRDVRTDWNDVDGRSPKKSSGGSSNGCPSHMPSSLTYARDELTQSFHRLSVCVYGNNLHSNSEVNLQGCMTLCGDWVLLPSEGVLADSVDTEYLFPELLEDMSKSDVPYEELWLDHLRSSRGRGGHSVGGEDPRSTSNTIATSMAVISYPASSSHMGPMVSSEICLAPPPVPPKSEAVKVECRHLNAPPIPPRSSKQMMSTPTPAVDKARQTETRSPSPTLSYYSSGLHSISGGENEVTEADEQNHVCYPCNWVKGNKECLTASHVSPALDGVLSCPSRLSWPNDFCGGDSQSMEEFLPIPCRSYYSYPRKRPSGTLKSPCLLDFDRKEQKGGSAIPLKSHKASYTNQFCTKSLSYTLEMYRDNMIDECNTKQSLSCPILPPRTPKSNETCKDSVEDTAPDTLKCLVSQQHDQVTTTEIFSISYPPLPPLSSPSLPVPGGQWQPPTNLSGLSVEEVSKSLRFIGISGDIVSSFVTEKIDGNLLLQLTEEILTEDFKLSKLQVKKLMQFIKGWRPKI; translated from the exons ATGGACCTTGGATCAATGCTGTACAACAATTTGAAAGATGTATCATGGAGCACGACGTCTTTACCCTTAGATCGACTTGTCAGTGTTTATAGATTGCCGCAAATTGTGAAGTTGGACAGTG GTGAGTTGGTGGACGTCTTACGAGACAATGACTACCTCTTGATTCATTCCTGTCGTCAATGGACTACAATCACTGCACACAGTCTGGAGGAAGGCCATTATGTCATTGGGCCCAAAATAGAGATCCCGGTACATTATGAAG GTCAGTTTAAGCTGCTGGAGCAGGACAGAGATGTCAAGGAGCCGGTGCAGTACTTCAACAGTGTGGAGGAGGTGGCCAAAGCATTTCCCGAACGGGTGTATGTCATGGAGGAAATTACGTTCAATGTGAAG ATGGCTTCGGGCGAATGCAACGAGGACACGGAGGTGTACAACATCACACTAAGCACCGGTGATGAGCTCACCCTCATGGGCCAGGCAGAGATCCTGTACGCCAAGGCGTCCAAGGAGAAGTCTCGCTTCAACACCATCTTCAAGAAAATCGGCAAGCTCAACTCCATCAGCAAGATCGCGAGCCGTAGCAAGATGCCCTGCCTCATCTGCATGAACCACCGGACCAACGAGAGTGTCAGCCTGCCCTTCCAGTGTAAGGGTCGCTTCAGCACCTGCAGCCCCCTAGAGCTTCAGATGCAGGAGGGGGAGCACACCATCCGCAACATCGTGGAGAAGACCCGGCTGCCCGTCAACGTCAGCGTGCCTGGCAGCCCACCGCGCAACCAGCATGACGTCCACCTGATCCGCGAGAGTCACCGCTACAAGTTGGTCAACATCCAGACCAAGACGGTGGTGGTGGGCTGCGTGCTGCGCAGTAACAAGATCATCCCCGTCCACTTCCCGCTCCACATGGCCTCCATGCCCAAGTTCATCATCCCTGAAGGGTTGCTTCAGAACGAGCTGTGGCTGGACACCATGGTGCACCGCTGGTTCACCTACTGCCAGGAGCAGTTTGACATTGACGACTATTCCCGTGCTGTGCGTGATGTCAGGACCGACTGGAATGACGTTGATGGGAGGAGCCCCAAGAAGAGTAGTGGTGGTAGCAGCAACGGCTGCCCCTCGCACATGCCCAGCTCTCTCACGTACGCCCGTGACGAGCTTACCCAGTCATTCCACCGGCTCTCGGTGTGTGTCTATGGCAACAACCTGCACAGCAACAGCGAGGTCAACCTGCAGGGCTGCATGACGCTGTGCGGAGACTGGGTGCTCCTGCCATCCGAGGGCGTGCTGGCTGATTCAGTTGACACAGAGTACCTCTTCCCTGAGCTGCTGGAGGACATGAGCAAGTCGGATGTTCCCTACGAGGAGCTGTGGCTGGACCACTTGAGATCAAGTCGGGGAAGAGGAGGGCACAGTGTAGGCGGCGAGGATCCAAGAAGCACCAGCAACACCATCGCCACCTCCATGGCTGTCATATCATACCCCGCCTCCTCCTCTCATATGGGTCCAATGGTCAGCTCTGAAATCTGTCTAGCTCCGCCCCCAGTCCCACCAAAGTCTGAAGCT GTGAAGGTAGAATGCCGTCATTTGAACGCCCCTCCCATTCCCCCCCGAAGTTCCAAGCAGATGATGTCCACCCCAACGCCGGCTGTAGATAAGGCTCGGCAGACGGAAACGCGCTCTCCAAGCCCCACTCTCTCCTATTATTCCTCAGGCCTACACAGCAT CAGTGGAGGAGAGAATGAAGTGACCGAGGCAGACGAGCAGAACCACGTATGTTACCCCTGTAACTGGGTCAAGGGCAACAAGGAGTGCCTGACAGCATCCCACGTGAGCCCAGCTCTCGACGGCGTACTCTCCTGCCCTTCTAGACTATCGTGGCCCAACGACTTCTGTGGAGGGGATTCTCAAAGCATGGAGGAGTTTCTGCCCATCCCCTGTCGAAGTTACTACAGCTATCCCAGAAAAAGACCCTCTGGCACACTCAAGTCGCCATGCCTTTTGGACTttgatagaaaagagcagaagggCGGTAGCGCCATCCCCTTGAAATCCCACAAAGCCTCATACACTAATCAGTTTTGCACCAAGTCGTTGAGCTACACCCTGGAAATGTACAGAGACAATATGATAGACGAATGCAACACTAAACAAAGCCTATCGTGCCCCATCTTGCCACCGAGGACGCCCAAATCAAACGAGACATGTAAAGATTCTGTCGAAGATACGGCACCGGACACTCTAAAGTGCCTGGTCAGCCAACAACACGACCAGGTCACAACGACAGAAATATTCTCCATCTCCTATCCCCCCCTACCGCCACTGTCCTCCCCCTCCCTGCCAGTGCCCGGAGGACAATGGCAACCACCCACCAACCTCTCTGGACTTTCCGTCGAAGAGGTGTCCAAATCGTTACGGTTCATCGGCATTTCCGGTGACATTGTGTCTTCGTTCGTGACAGAGAAAATCGATGGGAATCTACTTCTGCAGCTTACGGAGGAGATTCTGACGGAGGACTTCAAGTTAAGCAAACTCCAAGTGAAGAAACTCATGCAGTTTATTAAAGGTTGGAGGCCTAAAATATAG
- the LOC110535301 gene encoding GRB2-associated and regulator of MAPK protein 1 isoform X3 → MEEITFNVKMASGECNEDTEVYNITLSTGDELTLMGQAEILYAKASKEKSRFNTIFKKIGKLNSISKIASRSKMPCLICMNHRTNESVSLPFQCKGRFSTCSPLELQMQEGEHTIRNIVEKTRLPVNVSVPGSPPRNQHDVHLIRESHRYKLVNIQTKTVVVGCVLRSNKIIPVHFPLHMASMPKFIIPEGLLQNELWLDTMVHRWFTYCQEQFDIDDYSRAVRDVRTDWNDVDGRSPKKSSGGSSNGCPSHMPSSLTYARDELTQSFHRLSVCVYGNNLHSNSEVNLQGCMTLCGDWVLLPSEGVLADSVDTEYLFPELLEDMSKSDVPYEELWLDHLRSSRGRGGHSVGGEDPRSTSNTIATSMAVISYPASSSHMGPMVSSEICLAPPPVPPKSEAVKVECRHLNAPPIPPRSSKQMMSTPTPAVDKARQTETRSPSPTLSYYSSGLHSISGGENEVTEADEQNHVCYPCNWVKGNKECLTASHVSPALDGVLSCPSRLSWPNDFCGGDSQSMEEFLPIPCRSYYSYPRKRPSGTLKSPCLLDFDRKEQKGGSAIPLKSHKASYTNQFCTKSLSYTLEMYRDNMIDECNTKQSLSCPILPPRTPKSNETCKDSVEDTAPDTLKCLVSQQHDQVTTTEIFSISYPPLPPLSSPSLPVPGGQWQPPTNLSGLSVEEVSKSLRFIGISGDIVSSFVTEKIDGNLLLQLTEEILTEDFKLSKLQVKKLMQFIKGWRPKI, encoded by the exons ATGGAGGAAATTACGTTCAATGTGAAG ATGGCTTCGGGCGAATGCAACGAGGACACGGAGGTGTACAACATCACACTAAGCACCGGTGATGAGCTCACCCTCATGGGCCAGGCAGAGATCCTGTACGCCAAGGCGTCCAAGGAGAAGTCTCGCTTCAACACCATCTTCAAGAAAATCGGCAAGCTCAACTCCATCAGCAAGATCGCGAGCCGTAGCAAGATGCCCTGCCTCATCTGCATGAACCACCGGACCAACGAGAGTGTCAGCCTGCCCTTCCAGTGTAAGGGTCGCTTCAGCACCTGCAGCCCCCTAGAGCTTCAGATGCAGGAGGGGGAGCACACCATCCGCAACATCGTGGAGAAGACCCGGCTGCCCGTCAACGTCAGCGTGCCTGGCAGCCCACCGCGCAACCAGCATGACGTCCACCTGATCCGCGAGAGTCACCGCTACAAGTTGGTCAACATCCAGACCAAGACGGTGGTGGTGGGCTGCGTGCTGCGCAGTAACAAGATCATCCCCGTCCACTTCCCGCTCCACATGGCCTCCATGCCCAAGTTCATCATCCCTGAAGGGTTGCTTCAGAACGAGCTGTGGCTGGACACCATGGTGCACCGCTGGTTCACCTACTGCCAGGAGCAGTTTGACATTGACGACTATTCCCGTGCTGTGCGTGATGTCAGGACCGACTGGAATGACGTTGATGGGAGGAGCCCCAAGAAGAGTAGTGGTGGTAGCAGCAACGGCTGCCCCTCGCACATGCCCAGCTCTCTCACGTACGCCCGTGACGAGCTTACCCAGTCATTCCACCGGCTCTCGGTGTGTGTCTATGGCAACAACCTGCACAGCAACAGCGAGGTCAACCTGCAGGGCTGCATGACGCTGTGCGGAGACTGGGTGCTCCTGCCATCCGAGGGCGTGCTGGCTGATTCAGTTGACACAGAGTACCTCTTCCCTGAGCTGCTGGAGGACATGAGCAAGTCGGATGTTCCCTACGAGGAGCTGTGGCTGGACCACTTGAGATCAAGTCGGGGAAGAGGAGGGCACAGTGTAGGCGGCGAGGATCCAAGAAGCACCAGCAACACCATCGCCACCTCCATGGCTGTCATATCATACCCCGCCTCCTCCTCTCATATGGGTCCAATGGTCAGCTCTGAAATCTGTCTAGCTCCGCCCCCAGTCCCACCAAAGTCTGAAGCT GTGAAGGTAGAATGCCGTCATTTGAACGCCCCTCCCATTCCCCCCCGAAGTTCCAAGCAGATGATGTCCACCCCAACGCCGGCTGTAGATAAGGCTCGGCAGACGGAAACGCGCTCTCCAAGCCCCACTCTCTCCTATTATTCCTCAGGCCTACACAGCAT CAGTGGAGGAGAGAATGAAGTGACCGAGGCAGACGAGCAGAACCACGTATGTTACCCCTGTAACTGGGTCAAGGGCAACAAGGAGTGCCTGACAGCATCCCACGTGAGCCCAGCTCTCGACGGCGTACTCTCCTGCCCTTCTAGACTATCGTGGCCCAACGACTTCTGTGGAGGGGATTCTCAAAGCATGGAGGAGTTTCTGCCCATCCCCTGTCGAAGTTACTACAGCTATCCCAGAAAAAGACCCTCTGGCACACTCAAGTCGCCATGCCTTTTGGACTttgatagaaaagagcagaagggCGGTAGCGCCATCCCCTTGAAATCCCACAAAGCCTCATACACTAATCAGTTTTGCACCAAGTCGTTGAGCTACACCCTGGAAATGTACAGAGACAATATGATAGACGAATGCAACACTAAACAAAGCCTATCGTGCCCCATCTTGCCACCGAGGACGCCCAAATCAAACGAGACATGTAAAGATTCTGTCGAAGATACGGCACCGGACACTCTAAAGTGCCTGGTCAGCCAACAACACGACCAGGTCACAACGACAGAAATATTCTCCATCTCCTATCCCCCCCTACCGCCACTGTCCTCCCCCTCCCTGCCAGTGCCCGGAGGACAATGGCAACCACCCACCAACCTCTCTGGACTTTCCGTCGAAGAGGTGTCCAAATCGTTACGGTTCATCGGCATTTCCGGTGACATTGTGTCTTCGTTCGTGACAGAGAAAATCGATGGGAATCTACTTCTGCAGCTTACGGAGGAGATTCTGACGGAGGACTTCAAGTTAAGCAAACTCCAAGTGAAGAAACTCATGCAGTTTATTAAAGGTTGGAGGCCTAAAATATAG
- the LOC110535301 gene encoding GRB2-associated and regulator of MAPK protein 1 isoform X4 yields the protein MASGECNEDTEVYNITLSTGDELTLMGQAEILYAKASKEKSRFNTIFKKIGKLNSISKIASRSKMPCLICMNHRTNESVSLPFQCKGRFSTCSPLELQMQEGEHTIRNIVEKTRLPVNVSVPGSPPRNQHDVHLIRESHRYKLVNIQTKTVVVGCVLRSNKIIPVHFPLHMASMPKFIIPEGLLQNELWLDTMVHRWFTYCQEQFDIDDYSRAVRDVRTDWNDVDGRSPKKSSGGSSNGCPSHMPSSLTYARDELTQSFHRLSVCVYGNNLHSNSEVNLQGCMTLCGDWVLLPSEGVLADSVDTEYLFPELLEDMSKSDVPYEELWLDHLRSSRGRGGHSVGGEDPRSTSNTIATSMAVISYPASSSHMGPMVSSEICLAPPPVPPKSEAVKVECRHLNAPPIPPRSSKQMMSTPTPAVDKARQTETRSPSPTLSYYSSGLHSISGGENEVTEADEQNHVCYPCNWVKGNKECLTASHVSPALDGVLSCPSRLSWPNDFCGGDSQSMEEFLPIPCRSYYSYPRKRPSGTLKSPCLLDFDRKEQKGGSAIPLKSHKASYTNQFCTKSLSYTLEMYRDNMIDECNTKQSLSCPILPPRTPKSNETCKDSVEDTAPDTLKCLVSQQHDQVTTTEIFSISYPPLPPLSSPSLPVPGGQWQPPTNLSGLSVEEVSKSLRFIGISGDIVSSFVTEKIDGNLLLQLTEEILTEDFKLSKLQVKKLMQFIKGWRPKI from the exons ATGGCTTCGGGCGAATGCAACGAGGACACGGAGGTGTACAACATCACACTAAGCACCGGTGATGAGCTCACCCTCATGGGCCAGGCAGAGATCCTGTACGCCAAGGCGTCCAAGGAGAAGTCTCGCTTCAACACCATCTTCAAGAAAATCGGCAAGCTCAACTCCATCAGCAAGATCGCGAGCCGTAGCAAGATGCCCTGCCTCATCTGCATGAACCACCGGACCAACGAGAGTGTCAGCCTGCCCTTCCAGTGTAAGGGTCGCTTCAGCACCTGCAGCCCCCTAGAGCTTCAGATGCAGGAGGGGGAGCACACCATCCGCAACATCGTGGAGAAGACCCGGCTGCCCGTCAACGTCAGCGTGCCTGGCAGCCCACCGCGCAACCAGCATGACGTCCACCTGATCCGCGAGAGTCACCGCTACAAGTTGGTCAACATCCAGACCAAGACGGTGGTGGTGGGCTGCGTGCTGCGCAGTAACAAGATCATCCCCGTCCACTTCCCGCTCCACATGGCCTCCATGCCCAAGTTCATCATCCCTGAAGGGTTGCTTCAGAACGAGCTGTGGCTGGACACCATGGTGCACCGCTGGTTCACCTACTGCCAGGAGCAGTTTGACATTGACGACTATTCCCGTGCTGTGCGTGATGTCAGGACCGACTGGAATGACGTTGATGGGAGGAGCCCCAAGAAGAGTAGTGGTGGTAGCAGCAACGGCTGCCCCTCGCACATGCCCAGCTCTCTCACGTACGCCCGTGACGAGCTTACCCAGTCATTCCACCGGCTCTCGGTGTGTGTCTATGGCAACAACCTGCACAGCAACAGCGAGGTCAACCTGCAGGGCTGCATGACGCTGTGCGGAGACTGGGTGCTCCTGCCATCCGAGGGCGTGCTGGCTGATTCAGTTGACACAGAGTACCTCTTCCCTGAGCTGCTGGAGGACATGAGCAAGTCGGATGTTCCCTACGAGGAGCTGTGGCTGGACCACTTGAGATCAAGTCGGGGAAGAGGAGGGCACAGTGTAGGCGGCGAGGATCCAAGAAGCACCAGCAACACCATCGCCACCTCCATGGCTGTCATATCATACCCCGCCTCCTCCTCTCATATGGGTCCAATGGTCAGCTCTGAAATCTGTCTAGCTCCGCCCCCAGTCCCACCAAAGTCTGAAGCT GTGAAGGTAGAATGCCGTCATTTGAACGCCCCTCCCATTCCCCCCCGAAGTTCCAAGCAGATGATGTCCACCCCAACGCCGGCTGTAGATAAGGCTCGGCAGACGGAAACGCGCTCTCCAAGCCCCACTCTCTCCTATTATTCCTCAGGCCTACACAGCAT CAGTGGAGGAGAGAATGAAGTGACCGAGGCAGACGAGCAGAACCACGTATGTTACCCCTGTAACTGGGTCAAGGGCAACAAGGAGTGCCTGACAGCATCCCACGTGAGCCCAGCTCTCGACGGCGTACTCTCCTGCCCTTCTAGACTATCGTGGCCCAACGACTTCTGTGGAGGGGATTCTCAAAGCATGGAGGAGTTTCTGCCCATCCCCTGTCGAAGTTACTACAGCTATCCCAGAAAAAGACCCTCTGGCACACTCAAGTCGCCATGCCTTTTGGACTttgatagaaaagagcagaagggCGGTAGCGCCATCCCCTTGAAATCCCACAAAGCCTCATACACTAATCAGTTTTGCACCAAGTCGTTGAGCTACACCCTGGAAATGTACAGAGACAATATGATAGACGAATGCAACACTAAACAAAGCCTATCGTGCCCCATCTTGCCACCGAGGACGCCCAAATCAAACGAGACATGTAAAGATTCTGTCGAAGATACGGCACCGGACACTCTAAAGTGCCTGGTCAGCCAACAACACGACCAGGTCACAACGACAGAAATATTCTCCATCTCCTATCCCCCCCTACCGCCACTGTCCTCCCCCTCCCTGCCAGTGCCCGGAGGACAATGGCAACCACCCACCAACCTCTCTGGACTTTCCGTCGAAGAGGTGTCCAAATCGTTACGGTTCATCGGCATTTCCGGTGACATTGTGTCTTCGTTCGTGACAGAGAAAATCGATGGGAATCTACTTCTGCAGCTTACGGAGGAGATTCTGACGGAGGACTTCAAGTTAAGCAAACTCCAAGTGAAGAAACTCATGCAGTTTATTAAAGGTTGGAGGCCTAAAATATAG